In Deltaproteobacteria bacterium, a genomic segment contains:
- the atpB gene encoding F0F1 ATP synthase subunit A: MEHGAISWIHLIGLDRVRLPSLGHLPLLGDMPEYMPPYVGNSLLVMGLVILLAFVGNRQLRKTRDAVVPDDRLTLRNVLELLVEAVLKLLSANMGERGKDFVLIIGGLVVFILFSNLSGVIPGFDPPTDSLNTTAACALTVFALTHYYGLREHGLRYLKHFAGPFWWLAPLMIPIEIIGHLARPLSLSLRLFGNIMGDHTVFLIFFGLMPFLIPIVVMVLGIFVGIVQTLVFVLLSMAYFSGAIEHMEE; this comes from the coding sequence ATGGAGCATGGCGCGATCAGTTGGATCCACCTCATAGGCTTGGACCGTGTCAGGCTTCCCAGTCTGGGCCATCTTCCGCTTCTCGGGGATATGCCCGAATACATGCCTCCCTATGTGGGAAACAGCCTCCTGGTCATGGGGCTGGTCATCCTGCTGGCTTTTGTCGGAAACCGCCAGCTCAGGAAGACCAGAGACGCGGTCGTCCCCGACGATCGCCTCACCCTGCGTAATGTTCTCGAGCTCCTGGTCGAGGCGGTTCTCAAGCTTCTCTCAGCAAATATGGGCGAAAGGGGAAAGGACTTCGTATTGATTATCGGCGGTCTGGTGGTGTTCATCCTTTTCTCGAACCTCTCGGGGGTCATTCCCGGTTTCGATCCCCCCACAGACAGTCTCAATACAACGGCTGCCTGCGCCCTCACCGTCTTCGCCCTCACCCACTACTACGGTCTCAGGGAACATGGCCTGAGATACCTCAAGCATTTTGCCGGACCTTTCTGGTGGCTCGCCCCATTGATGATTCCCATAGAGATAATCGGGCATCTGGCCAGGCCCCTATCCCTCTCCCTTCGACTCTTTGGAAATATCATGGGGGACCATACGGTCTTTCTGATCTTCTTCGGACTCATGCCCTTTCTCATTCCCATAGTGGTGATGGTTCTTGGGATCTTTGTGGGCATCGTGCAGACTCTCGTCTTTGTACTTCTCTCAATGGCCTATTTCTCAGGAGCTATCGAACATATGGAGGAGTAG
- a CDS encoding ATP synthase F0 subunit C, whose protein sequence is MWVVLSAGFAMAIATLGGAISQGKGLTAALDGIARNPSAAGQMVTPMIIGLAMIESLVIYTLIIAFLILGKFA, encoded by the coding sequence ATGTGGGTGGTCCTGAGCGCCGGTTTTGCCATGGCCATTGCGACCTTGGGAGGAGCCATCAGCCAGGGAAAGGGACTGACCGCGGCCCTGGACGGGATCGCAAGAAATCCCAGCGCTGCAGGGCAGATGGTGACACCCATGATCATCGGACTGGCCATGATCGAATCCCTGGTGATCTATACCCTGATCATTGCTTTTCTGATCCTCGGCAAGTTCGCCTGA